The window TACACGTCCTTGCTTCTGGGGAGAGGGATGTCCCCATGATCGTGATCTCGATGACTGTGATGGCACGAAGACGAAAAACCAAGCGCATGTCTGTCCCTCGAGCAAGGGGCCACACGCTGTCCGGCGCGGAGGAATCACGCACAATCTGAAGGAGGGACGCCCCGAGAAATTTGTCAGCGACCGTGCCGACGTGAGTCCGGATATTCTCGAGAAGCACTACGATCGACGTACAGAACACGAAAAGATGGAACAACGAAGGGAGTACCTCTAACAATTGAGCTTTTCCCTGCTATCTCTACATATCAAATATTAGTGTCTGTGCGAGTATGTGGTGAAGTTATCATGGAATGTATCTCCGGTTGGGATTGGATTAAGAGAGATGTTCGTTGCGCAAGTGGTCTGGTAGTGACTCGCAGTCGAATTCCATGTTGCATGATGAAATAGGGCAGATCTGCATAAAGGTTGGACTTAATCCATTATCAAGCGCAGTTTCATATTCATTGATTGCACGGGCGACTTCTCCTTGTTCAGCTAAATAGGATGCGAAATCTCGTCGAAGGAAGGGGGCAACGGGGGTTTGATCGAGACCATCTTCGTACAGCTCGATCGCTTTTTTGGTTTCCTTTTGCTCGGTCAAAAACGCAGCGAATTTTCCTCGAAACATTGCATCACCAGGGGTGTGTTTGAGACCTTCTTCATACACCTCGATTGCTCGCTCGATTTCTCCTTGCTCGGCCAAAAAGGAAGTATACTTGAATCGTAGCGTTTTGTCGGTGGGAGTGTGGTCGAGACCTTCTTCGTACACTTCAATAGCACGCTCGACTTCCTCTAGTTCAGCCAAAAAGGAAGTGAAGTAAACTTGAAGGTCGGTATCTCCAGGAGTGTGATCGAGGCCTTCTTCGAACACGCCGATTCCTCGCCCGATTTCCCCTTGGTTGGCCAATAAGATAGCAAAATCGGTTCGGAACCCGGTGTCGCTGGGAGTATGTTTGAGACCTTCTTCGTAGACCTCGATCGCTCGTTCGGCTTTCCCTTGATCGGCTAACAAGGAAGCGAATCTTTCCCGGAGGTAGGTGTCTTCAGGGGTGTATTTGAGACCTTCTTCGTAGACCTCGATCGCTCGTTCGGCTTTCCCTTGATCGGCTAACAAGGAAGCGAATCTTTCCCGGAGGTAGGTGTCTTCAGGGGCCTGTTCGAGACCTTCTTCGCACACCTCGCTCGCTCGCTCGCCTTCCCCTTGCTCGACTAACGAGGAAATGAAACGCACTCCGAACGCGGTGTGCCTTAGAATGTGTTTGGAACTTTCTTCGTAGACCTCGATCGCTCGTTCGGCTTCCCCTTGATTGGCTAGCAAGGAAGCGAATCCTCTTCGGAGGTCGGCATCTCCTGGGGTGTGTTTGAGACCTTCTTCGTAGACCTCGATCGCTCGCCCGACTTCCCCTTGCTCTGCCAAAAATAAAGCGAAATCCCGTCGAAGGTCGGTATCTCCAGGTGTGTGATCGAGATCTTCTTCGTACATCTCGATTGCTCGCATGACTTCTCCTTGGTCGGCTAACAAGGAAGCGAAATCCCGTCGAAGGAAGGGGGTGTGTTTGAGACCTTCTTCGTACACCTCGATCGCTCGCTTGACTTCTCCTTGGTCGGCTAACAAGGAAGCGAATCTTTCCCAGAGGTAGGTCTCTTCAGGGGTGTGTTTGAGACCTTCTTCGTACAGCTCGGCAGCTCGCTCTGTTTCCCCATGCTCGACCAAGATATAAGCGAACCAAACTCGAAGGGGAGGCTCTACATAGGTGTGATCGAGACCTTCCTCGAACACATCGATCGCTCGCTCGACCCTTCCTTGTTCCTTTAAAAATTGCGCGAACGAACGCCGAATCGACGTATTGGTGGCTTCTTCTTCTAAAGCTTCTTCATAAATTTCGTGTGCCCGATCAAGTTTGCCTCGCCTCTCGAGATACTCCGCGTAGCTCGCATACACGGATATTGTCTCTCGACTCAGTTCGATAGCCTTCTCAAAGTGAGTGTTCGCCATCGACTGAAATCTTGCTCCAAAGCGGTCGTGATAGACAAATGATTCTGCGAGGAACTGTGCAAAATTAGCGTGGACGATTGCAGGCAAATCTCGCTCTGAATCCCCGCTAAGTTCCCACTCGAGAGCCGAGTCTTGTAAGGCTTCACTCAGCTCTTTCAACTCTCTTTCGTTGCCCTTGAAATCAGGTACTGACTGATCAATCGCTTCAAGACGGAAGTCGTGAATCTGTAGCCTTGTGACTTGGTTCGTCTTCTCCACAAATACCCATCCTCGACTGTTCAGATATTTCAATCCAAGTTCGAACTCACGTTTCCCATCGCACCACTCTGTATAGAGGTATTTGACCGGCGCTGCGGTTAATGAAATATCGAGGCGATCAACAACCCAGAGTGCTTTTAGAATCCGGTAATAGTCGGGCTTCTTGCTTTCTAATTGCTCGCACCTTCTAATCCATGCATTGAGAGCATCTTCAGGTAGGTTGTCAGTGTACGCTGCAGTCAATCTCCCATCTGTTTCATCCCGGACTGTTTTACAGATTGCATCAACATACTCGGGATTTGGAGCGGTCTTCACTACCTGTTGCACTAGTTTTTGACGGACTCGGGGGTTTGCGTCGATATTGTATTGTTTGATAGCTGAGTCGACAAGTTGATCGACACGCTCTTCGGTGAAATATTCGGGGTCGTCAATTTCGGCAGTCTCGAACCCCTTCCAAAACTCACCGCTCAGTCGTTCTGGGCGATCCTGCTCTTCAAACACTTTATCAAATTCTTCACGACGGATCGTCAGTCGAACCCAGAGGTTGTGACCGTCATCTTCTACTTTCGTACGAAGTTTCTGGATGACGGATTTAATTCCGTCGTTGCTATCAGCAAACTTGTGAATGTCGTCCCAGAGGAACAGAACGTCGCCCTCGTAGTTCCGATTGCACAATGGTTCGACATCAGCGAGTGTCCTGAACGACCTCTTTGGAATGATGACCCGGTCGAGATTCTCAGTGTTGATCTCGCCCAACGTTTCCAGAAGAGCCCGAGTTTTACCAGTGCCTGCCCGACCAACTACCAGCAGGTATTGGTGATCGGCAACTGCCGT of the Natronosalvus vescus genome contains:
- a CDS encoding tetratricopeptide repeat protein — its product is MVDPLVGATLVAPLVVKTGEKAFEKGVSDAIESAKKLYKSESQRKKWDEELERTATVFHEKLQVAVSHIARENDDEHLEEVAENWDKIALELNEMNITYEAQEEVVDQICNAIEASFEQKLPAEYAKSGVLRRAIETAYAHSLHKFADEIEGTELAERLQHEVNRDVITELRQISDQLELIDRYLDRYEHFHEIDTRQHSEWQERASGTLAVDEYYQPYTPPSGLTAVADHQYLLVVGRAGTGKTRALLETLGEINTENLDRVIIPKRSFRTLADVEPLCNRNYEGDVLFLWDDIHKFADSNDGIKSVIQKLRTKVEDDGHNLWVRLTIRREEFDKVFEEQDRPERLSGEFWKGFETAEIDDPEYFTEERVDQLVDSAIKQYNIDANPRVRQKLVQQVVKTAPNPEYVDAICKTVRDETDGRLTAAYTDNLPEDALNAWIRRCEQLESKKPDYYRILKALWVVDRLDISLTAAPVKYLYTEWCDGKREFELGLKYLNSRGWVFVEKTNQVTRLQIHDFRLEAIDQSVPDFKGNERELKELSEALQDSALEWELSGDSERDLPAIVHANFAQFLAESFVYHDRFGARFQSMANTHFEKAIELSRETISVYASYAEYLERRGKLDRAHEIYEEALEEEATNTSIRRSFAQFLKEQGRVERAIDVFEEGLDHTYVEPPLRVWFAYILVEHGETERAAELYEEGLKHTPEETYLWERFASLLADQGEVKRAIEVYEEGLKHTPFLRRDFASLLADQGEVMRAIEMYEEDLDHTPGDTDLRRDFALFLAEQGEVGRAIEVYEEGLKHTPGDADLRRGFASLLANQGEAERAIEVYEESSKHILRHTAFGVRFISSLVEQGEGERASEVCEEGLEQAPEDTYLRERFASLLADQGKAERAIEVYEEGLKYTPEDTYLRERFASLLADQGKAERAIEVYEEGLKHTPSDTGFRTDFAILLANQGEIGRGIGVFEEGLDHTPGDTDLQVYFTSFLAELEEVERAIEVYEEGLDHTPTDKTLRFKYTSFLAEQGEIERAIEVYEEGLKHTPGDAMFRGKFAAFLTEQKETKKAIELYEDGLDQTPVAPFLRRDFASYLAEQGEVARAINEYETALDNGLSPTFMQICPISSCNMEFDCESLPDHLRNEHLS